The following nucleotide sequence is from Trifolium pratense cultivar HEN17-A07 linkage group LG2, ARS_RC_1.1, whole genome shotgun sequence.
agataTGATTGCATCTCTCTCTtcacttttgaaaaaaaaaaaaaaaaaactcacattgGTAAATAGATGATTTTAGGGTAAATGTATTTTACCTCCGTAAAGTATGCGAATTTTGTTTTAcccctgtaaaaaaaaattgattcccCTCTATAATATGAACATTCTATCGCTTACTCCCCGTGTCGACAACATTAACTGAACAAAATTGATGATGTAGCATGTTTGTGTGGTTTttcatacattttttattaaaaaaagttgtgCCATGTAGATAAATAATTCCACctaatctaattaattaattttatttttattttttattgtcaatgtgtaaatattattttttaattaaaagctgaaaatgtaatattttctttaaaagaagatctgaaaaaagaaaaaaagaaaaaaaaagactccatgatcatcatcatcaatatgAGATGAAGCAATATCTCCCAAGTCCCAAACCCCAAAgcttatggtaaaaaaaaaaaaaccccaaaGCTAATTTTTGGCATCATCGATCTCAATCTCCTCTTCCATCATCgatctcatcatcatcatcatcaatcttatgcaacaaaaataaattaaaaaaaaaaaaacaaaaactaaggGAAGTAGAATATGAATTTATATGTAAAACTAACTCAACCATTAATTATTGATGTTGTTAGGTTGAAAATTCAAAGATGTGTATAATAGTTTCTTTTgcaattactccctccggtcctttttataaggaacactttgaaaattttatttggtcctttttataagaaacactctttaaatttattcttttttaaatgcacaattccatttatacccttattaaatgaaatcaaatactTCATTCCAATGCACtagcattaattagagagataTATTCTCCATGTTAGTCCAATGTTACTTTTAGAATACAATATAAAACTCTAGaattattaatgagaaaattagcTTCCTTTGTTCGTgtgttttttttcaaagtgttccttataaaaaggactggCGGAGGGAgtatgaacaaaaataaaaggatTAATTACATATTTCatcttttatctttattttaggttttaaggttgttttttatcttttaaaagtttcaaattggtccttaTCTTTTCAGTTATTCAAGTAGTTAGTCTCTCCCGTCaaattttttactaacattGTTATATCTTGACACGTGTCAAAAGATTATTGGTGGTTTCCTTTTGCCACATGTCAAACACTAACGGTGTTAGTAAAATATTGAACGGATGGACTAATTAATTGAacgacaaaaaaataaaaaaccaacttaaaacttttaaaatataagagaccaacttaaaatagataaaataaagtacaaaatgtgtttttttagaTGGACAAAATGTGAATTTAATCATGTAAATCTACTAGATAAACTTtctaccgaaaaaaaaaaaagaaaagaaatctACTAGATAAAATAAACCAAtttagcaaaaataaaataaaatactacgaaCCTATTATTACACACAAATAGATTGGATTGTAATCACAACTCCCAAACCCAATCAACTTCGCCGGAAAACGCCGCTGGACGGTCGCCGGCCACCAGAAGCAGCGAAATTCTTCCAaaaggtttttattttcttccaaaATCTGAATATAAACAATAGACAATAGACAGAATTTATTTCAGAATTTAATCAGctaaaacaattgttttacCTGCAGTATGGTGTTTATAGGGTATCACTTATCAGCTTCTAACTCATACTCTTCTACTTTCAAGGTTTTTCTATTACTTTTTTCCCATTTTTTGCCTAtctatatttgtttttctattttatctaGCTATTTTCATTAATCCTTGCATTTTATATATtcatactactactactactactactactgttACTTATTACAAGCTCATGTTGTAATTTTCACATGTATTTGTTCTGTAAGGGCAACTCAGATGATAAAAAGTTGCAGGACGTTTGATGGGCTGGGGCACGGGTTTTGGGTCCGGTCattattataaggaaaaaaccatcttttagattcattgaaaaattgatgtatttggtctgtAATATAAACCacatacattagtttttcaacGAACctaaaatggtttttttttcttataatagtaACCGGAAGGAGTATATTTAATGTAAGAGTATTATAAAgagtatattttgaaaatagtgATAAATGTATCTATTCATTTAAAATGAGGCTTATATTTAGGGTCGGGGACAAAGGTAGTAAGTACTATTTGGTAGTTCAAGCCTAGGGTAGCAATGAATAGTGGAAATGAAAGTGTTACTTTAAGTTAAAATTTGTTGGTATTGATCAATCAATGATTTCAATATTGAGATAGGTTCAATTTGAATTAGTTTCTTACTTATAAGAGTTTCTCAATTGACATAAAGCTAATGTTTTATAAGCTTTCCTTTGTTTATGGAGAAGTTAAATGAAActgtttttgaaaaaattgagatACAGAAGCTAATTCCAACTCATACTGTCtaaaaaacttgtaataattgcaagattttttttatgatatatattaaatgCTTCTTGAGAAATTTATCTAAAATGGTTGATATTTTCCTGACGTGTGTAACTGTGACTGTGAGAAGAGCTCGATCTTCATGTACTTTATAGTAGAGTAATCTCAGACTTACATCTTTCATTTCATTGTTCATGTAAGTTGAAATTCACACTCAGATGTCACTCTAGAGAGTTAGCTTCACTGCAATGATTTTTCTGCATAACTCTTGTTTGCTAATTCTATTTATTAGGATCAATGTTGTCAGATAGTGGCGTTCTAGTGTAGCGGAATTTGAAGAAATCCCTGTTGTTCCGCAATACGCTATCtagtacaaagtgttgtcaaataggaGTTATAGTGGCGCTATAGTGTTGTAGCATAAtgtaatttgaacaaactgctattttctGCACTCCATGATTGTTAACACTCATTAGGATGTCTAAGAAGTTTTTTTAGTTACTGAATGCAATTTGTTCTGTTTCATCAATTTCCCATGTTGCATCCAGAAATATCCATCTTGATATTGCTAGCATTTTGTCGCTGACACTGAGGCAACTTGAGTTGTACTCCATGCAATGCTGAATTCATATGGGGAATAAAATGTTGACCTCTCTTGCGTTGAACACTAGTTAAACATCAATAATTGGTCATTCTATAACATTGATAACTGAATTTGTAATCAGTACCATTCGTAAGATGTAATGAACCGTTATCGAAATATTGTGATTCTAGGGATTCATCACCCCGCCTCCCGTTTGAAAAGAAGTAAACCAAGAAAAATGTATTGATAACTCTCTCAAATAGACAATGAATCCTCTTTACAAGAAACTTCTGTAACTGACAAGGAATTAAAATGACAGTAGAATGGAGCTATGCTCCTTGCAAGATGATCAATATTCAATAGCATAACAGTGAAGGATAAATCCAAATCTGAGAGAGAACCAATTTCTCTGCTCAGCCTTAGACCACCCAAACCAATTGCCCGAATATTTTCCTTTGATTTTAGAATCATTTCCTCACTTATTACGAGTGGGCCTATCAAAGTAGATGCATGCGGTAGCCGCCACAGCTGTGCTGTGACTATGTTGTTGCCACAAGATTGCACCAAGCCACATTGTTGGTGGCGCTCGGTGCATTAATTGAATATGATATTATATCAGatgttaatatattatatgttcaTATGGGATTTGGATTGATGTATTTGCAATCACTGCTTTCGGAAGATCATGGTCGTTAGATCAAAATCAGAcagtttatattttaagtttttatttaaaatgtcaTTTGGTAAGGTCGAAATATAGACCATCCAATCTTGATCTAATCTAACATCCTTGATATGGCAACTGGTGTGATACATGGTGCTTTAACTGCACCCAATACAAATCCTATATCAGCATAACTGATGGTTTTTGGAACCAGGTATAGAGATTGACATGTCACATAGAAGGGGGCAAAAAGGAATCAAAAGTTGGCCGACCAATTCTCATATTTTAGCgtttgttattttcttaaagtattttttttccttgtcaATAGTTTATTGTAGCCTTACACTTAGCTTTGTCTTTGTGGCAGTTTAAGTTTCAACAATTTGACAAGTGTAGATCGACATTACCTGGAGTTATAATTTGTGCTAATCGGAAGCTTAGACCTGACGAATCTGTGTGGAGACCAAAACAGTCAACACAAAATGTTGATTTCCCACCGAAGTTACCAAAAGGGAAGAAAAAACCATACCCTATTCCCTTTAATGAAATCAAACAAGCTGCAAAGATGGAACGAAAACTTACTAGCAAGGGAATAGAGAAACCTCTTGAACCTCCAAAGAATGGATTGCTTGTTCCAGACCTAGTTCCCGTTGCTTATGAAGTATTTGATGCTTGGAAGCTTTTGATTAAAGGCCTTTCCGAGTTATTGCATGTCATTCCTGTATATGGCTGTAGGTAGACCATACTGTGCCTATCTTCTatgttttttagtaaaattaggaATCCAATTTAGtctctgagaaaaataaaaacaaactttagtccttgagaaaaataaattgggATAATTTAGTCCCTACCTGAACTAAATTGGAAATTTGGTAATGTTCAACTAGGGACTAAGTTATTtcggtttatttttttcatggaCTAATAGTTGCTTTAACTTTTCTCAGGAACTGAATTGGGTTATGCATTTTTTCTCAAAGATCACACCGAGTTTTCACTCTTAGTTTTTTATCCATGTCCAAGTTTCTTTGCAttggttttctttttattttaatgctACTGCAGGAGTTAAATTATTGTCAACTGAATTACTGCAGTGAATGCTCGGAAGTTCATGTGGCTCCCACGGGTCACTGCATTCTAGATTGCGAAGGTCGAACAAGTTCAACGCGTCATAGTTCCCATGCTTGGGTCAAGGGTACCGTCAATGATATAATTGTCCCAATTGAGTCCTATCATCTTTTTGACCCATTTGGTAGGCGCGTTATGCACGATACACGGTTTGAATATGACCGGATTCCAGCTGTTGTCGAGCTCTGCATTCAAGCTGGCGTGGATATCCCAGAGTTTCCTTCACGCCGAAGGAGTAATCCCATACGAATGTTTGGGAAAAAAGTAATTGACAAAGGTGGAAATCTAGAGGAGCCTGAGTCATTGCACGTTGCAAAGTCCTCTGCCATCCTTGACTTTGATACTTACCGAGCTTGCGAGCGGTTTCCACCTCCACCGTTGTCAGACATACCTAAAATCGCCCAAGAAACAATCGATGCATATCAAATTGTTAAAAAGGGTGTTAGgaagttgatgaagaaataCACAGTGAAAGCATGTGGTTATTGTTCGGAGGTTCATGTGGGACCGTGGGGTCACAATGCAAAACTTTGCGGATCCTTTAAGCATCAATGGAGAGATGGAAAACATGGTTGGCAAGATGCTACTATAGATGAAGTTTTACCTCCAAACTATGTGTGGCATGTTAGAGACATTAATGGACCTCCCATTCAATCCAAACTGAAGAGATATTATGGAAAGGCTCCTGCTGTTGTAGAAGTGTGTGTGCAAGCTGGTGCGAGTATACCAGTTGAGTACAAGCCAATGATGAGGCTTGACATTGTTATTCCAGACACCGATGAGGCGGCAATGATTGCTTGACGTGATCTCACAAAATGCAGGCTATGTTTTTAGTGCAACTATACATGTTTTGTCCATAGCATGAGAAAAATCTTCAACATGACATGTCTGGTTTCTTGAAGTTATGGTAGCTTTTGTTGTATCCAACATGTATATATAAGTTAATAGCAGAACAAGTAGGTTATATCACTAAATTTTGGTATGTGAATTTGTTTGTATAATGTctaactagtcccacacccgtgcgatgcacgggtattatgcggtattttatattgtaatgttgaaaaatcatttgtataaattaaaacaataagtattatgaaaattataataataacatcaacaacaacaaaataataataataaaaagtgatgtaaatataagatagatattaaagatgtgtttatacatttcgaaaagattacaatggatcctattacatctaccaaaataagttggtaatccataaattgtcatgtcgttatgaaaacggtttgttgtcatactcatacactgtgcatttgattcttaattggatactataattcaatatatagtataaaagattaattagtgcgtataatttagtaaaacctattattattagttgagtgagtgtataatgaaaagtcatagatatataaatataggcatatgaaaaagtgtatagagatgacaatgatgtaagtagaagtgatgtggcattattgagtggtttaattggatataagtgactgacgtggattagggttagattagtggttgcacaactatctaggaattatatatagatgtttatacatttaaaaaacttatttatacatcacatttgaagttactttggtatcttcttcattaacattgattagcaatatctttaacccattcttcaaaataactatggaaatgataacatataattgaccatggaaaacaatcgatgttgaaacataagtttttatttatattataaatctcattggaggattctgagttggataaactacttcattatctctcACAAAAAAACTattgtattatcgaatttgacatttatattaatttgaaatttattggagcaaagataaaccaacttaactcatactcaaatatcgaatatgataaaaatcatacagggcataacaaccattagtaaaatttattttatctattttttttactaacattagaaagtagtcctgacaatcgaccaactccttatacatcacatttgaagttactttggtatcttcttcattaacattgattagcaatatctttaactcattcttcaaaataactatggaaatgataacatataaatataattgaccatgaaaaacaatcgatgttgaaacataagtttttatttatattataaatctcattggaggattctgagttggataaactacttcattatctctcacaaaaaaactactgtattatcgaatttgacatttatattaatttgaaatttattggagcaaagataaaccaacttaactcatactcaaatatcgaatatgataaaaatcatacagggcataacaaccattaataaaatttattttatctattttttttactaacattagaaagtagtcctgacaatcgaccaactccttatatttataaagattggacaaaagattattagcaaaaacattaacttttttgaaaaaaagacaataaaatacacaaaataataaaatgaacaaaaaattttgaaatgaataataacccaaaataataataataataataataataataataataataaggaaaatgttaacatgtgcaccaaaggcacatgttaaagaagcaaaagtagaaataatatattgaaatatgtgcatttaacttcttaagcattaaatttttttctagcaataaatgcaattttctatatttagaaccttaacatgtgttttttatgcacatgttaacatgaccctaataataataatagttacaattagtaccccacattaaatgaatgtaagtggatgatgtggctaaatgaaaggttttcattgatttgtggattagggtttagataggcaattccacaactatctaggatttatatatggacaaaacttacatgcattttcatacatgcatttcttactgttccactcacaaagaggtggttacttgtgttttttcattttgaaaaaataaaagaaaattattttttaataaaaaaaactacctctttatgagaggaaaagtaagaaatgcatgtatggaaatgcatgtaagttttgtccattatatatataagttttgtccattatatatatagatgtctTAAACTGGTACAAGTAGGTTATATCAttcgattaatattttttatttaaaaataaccaTAAATCCATTTCTAAGCTCACAATTTTTTAAAGTCGACAATGTTTTCATATTATTCTGACAAAATTgtgattaatattttataaataagtataTAATCATTTTCATATTATACCGTCATTCTAAAGTTTCATGTTGGTGAACAAGACTCGTTCGTCTGAACAGACCGACAGACGACAATACTCAACACCGGCCACTTTTCTTGCATCGCAACATTTGAGACAATCGTTGAGTTGATCTAGCTGGTGCTTCATATCAGCCAATGTAACATCAACGTTGATCCTAAAAAGATTTGGTTTCCCGTTGTTGTAGTAGACTGCAGCTAGGTGTCTTTCGTACTTGATAAGTGAccattttttgagttttgattgaaaaaatGAACCACACACTATTTATACAAGTTATGATGCATTTTTTACCATAAAACCATCTGGTGTGTTGCATACCATACATTTATGTAATGTCATGGTTCACTTTTTAAAATACAAACTGGACACTACCTATGTAGAGAATGGGAGTTTTTTTAAGGTTTacgattggtcccttaaagacattttacgttttacaatggtcccttaaagaaaaaaatgtctagattggtcccttaaagaaaaaaaggtccggattggtccttaaagacatatatttttgtcatattggtcctttccgttaaattttaactccaaatataacaaaaaattccaatggttaaaattttaaaaattaataaggtttttggtggaccacttacacttaatgacatccacaattcagtctactaaaactaacgttttttgtaaaaaaatgacggaaatgaccaattgagaaacggatgtgtctttaagggaccaatcctgacctttttttctttaagggaccattgtgaaacataaaatatctttaagggacaaaagactaattaagtcTTTTTTTAATCTAGTGTGTTATTTGATCTAGGAGGTACAAACGTTAGAATTATGTTAAaaactaggggtaaacccgtgcgttgcacgggttcgattaaatatataattaaaatatttttataaatgaaaaataataattgttataaatataataatattatatagttaaataataaatattaaaatagctTATTTAACTTATCTTCAATGTATTATTGgtcgtaaaataaattataacatttaacttctaaacttttgcataggtcatatacattcaaattatttctaatgtagttgagacatacatttttttttttacaaaacataccaaatccatggtttaaatagaaggaaaacttcCGATCAAATTGACGTGCCCCACAATCATCACACTGCAATGACCACATTTATTCCACAAATCAATATTTAAACTTCAGTCCACAAAAAGGTGAaaaatggatattgaaaatagaataacacacacacacacatatatgaAGAATATGAGAATATGAAGGATTCTTATGCTTATGCGGTACGGTCGGGGGATGCATCGAGACTGGGAGATAGACAACAAACTATTGTTCTATCATATGAGGCAGAGAAGAATGATCTTTTAAGGCTGCAGAAGGCGTTCATAGGGGATGTCGTACATACAGGAATGACATATAACATTCAAAATGCCTTTCACGCGCAAGGATATTTTGGGGTTAAGGCTACACCTCTAGGatccaatttaattttgttagaaGGTCAGGAGGATGGGGAGATGGAAGCGTTGATGGAAGATGCAAAAGATTGGTTGGATCAATGGTTCAAGGAGATTCGACCATGGAATCCAAAGGATGTAGACGTTGCAAGACTAGTGTGGCTACGTATTTTCGGTGTTCCGGCTCACGCGTGGAATGATCTTTTCTTTGAGCAGGTTACGAAACCATGGGGAACTTTTTTGAATACAGACGACGTCACAAGCAAGAAATTAACAATGGATGTTGCTCGCATTTTGATCCGTACATCTTGTCAAAAACCGGTGGATGAATTCTTTGACGTTAAAGTTAACGGTGAGATTTTTCACATGCGACTCATTGAAGACTCAAATGGACCCATGAGACTGATGCTTCCTCAGCCCCAAGGCAAGGATGGGAGAGATTCTGTTAGAGTCCTAACCGAAGACGAGGAGGATGAgacggaggaggaggaggaggaggaggaagaagaagatgtgAGGAGAATGTTATCGGTGGCGGACGGATTGGAGAGAGAATCAGAGGGGGAAGGAGAAAATTTATTGGCGTTAAATTCTTCGGTTAATCCTAATAATACTACACTCATGGAGGTTGATCATGCCATTGTCACTAATTTTTTAAGGGAGACGGGAGAGGAGAATTCAAATCACTCAATTAATTTAGATACTAATCTAAATTCATGCAGAGTCATTTCTGAAAATTTGAATTCTAAAAGG
It contains:
- the LOC123911516 gene encoding APO protein 1, chloroplastic; the encoded protein is MVFIGYHLSASNSYSSTFKFKFQQFDKCRSTLPGVIICANRKLRPDESVWRPKQSTQNVDFPPKLPKGKKKPYPIPFNEIKQAAKMERKLTSKGIEKPLEPPKNGLLVPDLVPVAYEVFDAWKLLIKGLSELLHVIPVYGCSECSEVHVAPTGHCILDCEGRTSSTRHSSHAWVKGTVNDIIVPIESYHLFDPFGRRVMHDTRFEYDRIPAVVELCIQAGVDIPEFPSRRRSNPIRMFGKKVIDKGGNLEEPESLHVAKSSAILDFDTYRACERFPPPPLSDIPKIAQETIDAYQIVKKGVRKLMKKYTVKACGYCSEVHVGPWGHNAKLCGSFKHQWRDGKHGWQDATIDEVLPPNYVWHVRDINGPPIQSKLKRYYGKAPAVVEVCVQAGASIPVEYKPMMRLDIVIPDTDEAAMIA